Proteins found in one Streptomyces sp. CB09001 genomic segment:
- the lbuL gene encoding linear/branched/unsaturated fatty acid:CoA ligase LbuL encodes MTAPSAQPSYAHGTSTTPLLGDTIGANLGRAVAAHPGREALVDVPSGRRWTYAEFGAAVDEVARGLLAKGVTRGDRVGIWAVNCPEWVLVQYATARIGVIMVNVNPAYRAHELEYVLKQSRITLLVASLAHKSSDYRAIVEQVRGRCPALRETVYIGDPSWDALTAGAASVPQERVDALAAELSCDDPVNIQYTSGTTGFPKGATLSHHNILNNGYWVGRTVGYTEQDRVCLPVPFYHCFGMVMGNLGATSHGACVVIPAPSFEPAATLEAVQRERCTSLYGVPTMFIAELNLPGFASYDLTSLRTGIMAGSPCPVEVMKRVVAEMHMEQVSICYGMTETSPVSLQTRMDDDLEHRTGTVGRVLPHIEVKVVDPVTGVTLPRGDAGELRTRGYSVMLGYWEEPGKTAEAIDPGRWMHTGDLAVMREDGYVEIVGRIKDMIIRGGENIYPREVEEFLYAHPKIADVQVVGVPHERYGEEVLACVVPLDAADPLTLEELHAYCTGQLAHYKVPSRLQLLDSFPMTVSGKVRKVELRERYGTRA; translated from the coding sequence GTGACCGCACCCTCGGCACAGCCGTCGTACGCCCACGGCACCAGCACCACCCCGCTCCTCGGCGACACCATCGGCGCCAACCTCGGCCGCGCCGTCGCCGCCCACCCCGGCCGCGAGGCGCTCGTCGACGTCCCCTCCGGACGGCGCTGGACCTACGCCGAGTTCGGCGCCGCCGTCGACGAGGTGGCCCGCGGACTGCTCGCCAAGGGCGTCACCAGGGGCGACCGGGTCGGCATCTGGGCGGTCAACTGCCCCGAGTGGGTCCTCGTCCAGTACGCCACCGCCCGCATAGGCGTCATCATGGTGAACGTCAACCCCGCCTACCGGGCCCACGAGCTGGAGTACGTCCTCAAGCAGTCCCGCATCACCCTGCTGGTCGCCTCCCTCGCCCACAAGAGCAGCGACTACCGGGCGATCGTGGAGCAGGTCCGCGGCCGCTGCCCCGCGCTGCGCGAGACCGTCTACATCGGCGACCCGTCCTGGGACGCGCTGACCGCGGGCGCCGCGTCGGTGCCGCAGGAGCGGGTCGACGCGCTCGCCGCCGAGCTGAGCTGCGACGACCCGGTCAACATCCAGTACACCTCCGGCACCACCGGCTTCCCGAAGGGCGCCACCCTCTCCCACCACAACATCCTCAACAACGGCTACTGGGTGGGCCGCACGGTCGGCTACACGGAGCAGGACCGGGTCTGTCTGCCAGTGCCCTTTTATCACTGTTTTGGCATGGTCATGGGCAATCTGGGTGCCACGTCCCACGGGGCCTGCGTCGTCATCCCGGCCCCGTCCTTCGAGCCGGCGGCCACGCTGGAGGCGGTGCAGCGGGAGCGGTGCACCTCCCTGTACGGCGTCCCGACCATGTTCATCGCCGAGCTGAACCTGCCCGGCTTCGCCTCCTACGACCTCACCTCGCTGCGCACCGGCATCATGGCGGGCTCCCCGTGCCCGGTGGAGGTGATGAAGCGGGTGGTCGCCGAGATGCACATGGAGCAGGTCTCCATCTGCTACGGCATGACCGAGACCTCACCGGTCTCCCTGCAGACCCGCATGGACGACGACCTCGAACACCGCACCGGCACCGTCGGCCGCGTCCTGCCGCACATCGAGGTCAAGGTCGTCGACCCGGTCACCGGCGTGACCCTGCCGCGCGGCGACGCGGGCGAACTGCGCACCCGCGGCTACAGCGTGATGCTCGGCTACTGGGAGGAGCCCGGGAAGACCGCCGAGGCCATCGACCCGGGCCGCTGGATGCACACCGGGGACCTCGCGGTGATGCGCGAGGACGGCTACGTCGAGATCGTCGGCCGCATCAAGGACATGATCATCCGGGGCGGCGAGAACATCTACCCGCGCGAGGTCGAGGAGTTCCTGTACGCCCACCCGAAGATCGCGGACGTCCAGGTCGTCGGCGTCCCGCACGAACGCTACGGCGAGGAGGTCCTCGCCTGCGTCGTCCCGCTCGACGCCGCCGACCCGCTCACCCTGGAGGAACTGCACGCCTACTGCACCGGACAGCTCGCCCACTACAAGGTGCCCAGCCGCCTCCAGCTCCTCGACTCCTTCCCGATGACCGTCTCGGGGAAGGTGCGCAAGGTGGAGTTGCGGGAGCGGTACGGCACGCGCGCCTGA